In a single window of the Pontibacter russatus genome:
- a CDS encoding fasciclin domain-containing protein — MKKTNIMAYAFAFLIGCSLTGCNTGEERMENPMQEESTEPTMRRTAEARGVEPGTHLDPLGAEAGVAEPGVVYEMIPSQTIVQNITANTQLTTLASVLRKAELIDKLNATGPHTVFAPTDEAFEALPENALENLMEPENKAQLVALLNNHIVAGQLKADQLQDGSTLTTLGGTQLKVTRQGDQLMVNGAEVVEADAMSRNGVIHVINKVMALNE; from the coding sequence ATGAAGAAAACGAACATAATGGCCTATGCCTTTGCCTTTTTGATAGGTTGCAGCCTGACGGGCTGCAACACGGGAGAGGAAAGAATGGAAAACCCGATGCAGGAGGAGAGCACGGAGCCAACCATGCGCCGGACCGCAGAGGCCCGCGGTGTGGAGCCGGGCACGCACCTCGACCCTTTGGGCGCTGAGGCAGGCGTGGCGGAGCCGGGTGTGGTATATGAAATGATACCGTCTCAGACAATTGTACAAAACATTACCGCCAACACGCAGCTCACGACCCTGGCCTCGGTGCTCCGGAAAGCGGAACTGATAGACAAACTGAATGCCACAGGGCCACACACTGTTTTCGCGCCCACCGACGAAGCCTTTGAGGCGTTGCCCGAGAACGCCCTGGAAAACCTGATGGAGCCGGAAAACAAGGCGCAGCTGGTAGCCTTGCTCAACAACCACATAGTGGCAGGGCAGCTGAAAGCAGACCAACTGCAGGACGGCTCTACGCTGACAACCTTAGGCGGGACACAGCTGAAAGTGACCCGGCAGGGCGACCAGCTGATGGTGAACGGCGCCGAGGTGGTGGAGGCAGACGCCATGAGCCGGAACGGTGTCATTCACGTCATCAACAAGGTAATGGCCCTGAACGAGTAG
- a CDS encoding peptidylprolyl isomerase, giving the protein MKTAEIHTAKGVMKVEFYEKDAPKTVQNFIDLAKKGFYDGLTFHRVIPDFVIQGGCPNTREGAKGMPGTGGPGYKIDCELTGENQYHDRGVLSMAHAGRNTGGSQFFIVHSRKNTAHLDRNHTVFGKVIEGDEVIDQIKANDRIEKIVVNEE; this is encoded by the coding sequence ATGAAAACTGCAGAAATCCATACAGCCAAAGGTGTCATGAAAGTAGAGTTCTACGAGAAAGACGCCCCTAAAACTGTACAAAACTTTATAGACCTTGCCAAGAAAGGCTTTTACGACGGGCTTACTTTTCACCGCGTCATCCCAGACTTTGTGATACAGGGCGGCTGCCCCAATACGCGCGAAGGCGCGAAAGGCATGCCGGGCACCGGCGGACCGGGCTACAAGATCGACTGTGAGCTGACGGGCGAGAACCAGTACCACGACCGCGGCGTGCTGAGCATGGCCCATGCCGGGCGCAACACCGGCGGCTCCCAGTTCTTTATCGTGCACAGCCGCAAAAACACGGCCCACCTGGACCGCAACCACACTGTGTTTGGTAAAGTGATAGAAGGCGATGAGGTGATCGACCAGATCAAGGCGAATGACCGGATTGAGAAGATTGTGGTAAATGAGGAATGA
- a CDS encoding dicarboxylate/amino acid:cation symporter: MKKLALHWQILIGMALGVLWGMLASSLGLVDFTIDWVKPFGTIFINLLKLIAVPLVLVSLITGVSSLSDVSRLSRIGSKTIAIYLATTVVAVVLGLVLVNIFEPGKAFSAEKREEFNQQFASATNEKSSDAAAVEQQGPLQPLIDIVPDNIFGSLTNNGAMLQVIFFALLFGIALLMIPPDKAAPVNDFFEGVNMVILQIVDLIMKTAPYGVFALLAGLVVEFAGDDPGAAAELLLVLGYYCLVVIGGLALMIFVVYPLLVVFVAKTKYRDFFRGIFPAQMLAFSTSSSAATLPVTMECAERDLGINREITSFVLPLGATINMDGTSLYQAVAAVFIAQAYGINLDIMAQLGIVMTATLASIGAAAVPGAGTVMLVIVLQQAGIPVEGIALILAPDRILDMCRTTVNITGDATVALMVARTEGQLHPPTATAKV; this comes from the coding sequence ATGAAGAAACTTGCGTTACACTGGCAGATCCTGATCGGGATGGCCCTCGGCGTCCTGTGGGGGATGCTGGCCAGTTCCCTTGGCCTGGTCGACTTCACCATCGACTGGGTAAAGCCTTTCGGCACCATCTTCATCAACCTGCTGAAGCTGATTGCCGTGCCGCTGGTGCTGGTGTCGCTCATAACAGGCGTCTCCAGCCTCAGCGACGTGAGTCGGCTCTCGCGCATCGGCTCTAAAACCATTGCCATATACCTGGCCACTACTGTGGTGGCCGTGGTGCTGGGGCTAGTGCTGGTGAATATCTTCGAGCCGGGCAAGGCCTTCTCCGCAGAGAAGCGGGAGGAGTTTAACCAGCAGTTCGCTTCCGCCACCAACGAGAAGTCGTCGGACGCCGCCGCTGTGGAGCAGCAGGGGCCGCTGCAGCCGCTCATCGACATCGTGCCGGACAACATTTTCGGCTCCCTCACCAACAACGGGGCCATGCTGCAGGTCATCTTCTTCGCGCTGCTGTTCGGCATCGCCCTCCTCATGATTCCGCCGGACAAAGCCGCCCCTGTTAACGACTTCTTTGAGGGCGTGAACATGGTTATCCTCCAGATTGTGGACCTGATCATGAAAACGGCCCCCTACGGCGTGTTTGCCCTTCTGGCCGGGCTGGTGGTGGAGTTTGCCGGAGACGACCCCGGCGCCGCCGCGGAACTGCTGCTGGTGCTGGGCTACTACTGCCTCGTGGTCATCGGGGGCCTGGCCCTCATGATCTTCGTGGTTTACCCGCTGCTGGTGGTCTTTGTCGCCAAAACGAAGTACAGAGACTTTTTCAGGGGCATTTTCCCGGCGCAGATGCTGGCCTTCTCCACCTCGTCCAGTGCCGCCACGCTGCCGGTTACGATGGAGTGCGCTGAAAGGGACCTGGGGATAAACAGGGAGATCACGTCTTTCGTGCTGCCGCTGGGCGCCACCATCAACATGGACGGCACCAGCCTCTACCAGGCCGTGGCCGCCGTCTTCATTGCACAGGCCTACGGCATTAACCTCGACATTATGGCGCAGCTGGGTATCGTGATGACGGCCACATTGGCCTCTATCGGTGCGGCGGCCGTGCCGGGCGCCGGCACCGTGATGCTGGTGATTGTGCTGCAGCAGGCAGGCATTCCCGTGGAAGGCATCGCCCTGATACTGGCTCCGGACCGGATTCTGGACATGTGCCGCACCACCGTGAACATTACCGGCGATGCGACCGTGGCCCTGATGGTGGCCCGCACCGAGGGGCAGCTGCACCCGCCTACAGCGACAGCAAAAGTATAG
- a CDS encoding DUF4160 domain-containing protein codes for MRMYFSDHNPPHFHADYEGYKAEYDIRTLDRIAGTLPNRAHALVLEWASLHKHELLTNWEKAQVPTSLDRIEPLR; via the coding sequence ATAAGGATGTATTTTAGTGACCATAACCCTCCTCACTTTCATGCAGACTATGAAGGTTACAAAGCAGAATATGATATAAGAACGTTAGATAGAATAGCAGGAACATTACCAAACAGAGCACATGCTTTAGTTCTGGAGTGGGCGTCTCTACATAAGCATGAGTTACTGACAAACTGGGAGAAAGCCCAAGTACCTACAAGCTTAGATAGGATTGAACCATTAAGATAA
- a CDS encoding DUF2442 domain-containing protein — translation MNEIVEFEILSNYHIWLKFQDGYEKVVNIKPLIGKGFTKELLEDNNFNKVIIESGGGLEWYNGYDICPNFLREMPEEKKHVA, via the coding sequence ATGAATGAAATAGTCGAATTTGAAATCTTAAGCAATTATCATATCTGGTTAAAGTTTCAGGATGGATATGAAAAGGTAGTAAATATAAAGCCATTGATAGGTAAAGGGTTTACCAAAGAATTACTTGAAGATAATAACTTTAATAAAGTTATTATTGAGTCAGGCGGCGGGCTTGAATGGTACAATGGATATGATATTTGCCCGAACTTCTTGAGAGAAATGCCAGAAGAAAAGAAACACGTGGCATAA
- a CDS encoding sigma 54-interacting transcriptional regulator — protein MNYKNIPAEKLLQIKTLGQLKAAGYEPQSVKQELRANLVKKLQHKEEVFPGIWGYEETVIPDMQRAILSMHHINLLGLRGQAKTRIARQMVDMLDEYIPVVKGSELNDDPLQPLSRYAKDMVHEHGDDTPITWMHRSERYTEKLATPDVSVADLIGDADPIKAATMKLPYSDERVIHFGLIPRSHRGIFVINELPDLQARIQVSLFNILQEGDIQIRGFKVRMPLDIQFVFTANPEDYTNRGSIVTPLKDRIDSQIITHYPKDIETGKKITKQEAHIKQEQGQLVKTNDIIGDLIEQVAFEARESEYVDAKSGVSARLTISAYENLLSAAERRALLNGETTTYVRVADFLNTIPAVTGKVELVYEGEQEGAGHVAQVLMGKAIRAQFLKYFPDPDKGKKSKQGSPYKSVTEWFGDGNTVDILNDASEADYKKALQSVPGLKALVEKYQPDAKGDEKVFLMEFALHGLAEHSQLSKNRLSTGLQFKDLLSGMFSMPSFSDEEDEDDNY, from the coding sequence ATGAACTACAAGAATATTCCAGCTGAAAAGCTGTTGCAGATAAAGACACTGGGCCAGTTGAAGGCCGCTGGCTACGAGCCACAGTCGGTGAAGCAGGAGCTACGTGCCAACCTGGTGAAGAAGCTGCAGCACAAAGAAGAAGTATTCCCCGGCATATGGGGCTATGAAGAAACCGTGATTCCGGACATGCAGCGGGCCATCCTGTCCATGCACCACATCAACCTGCTGGGTTTGCGCGGTCAGGCCAAAACCCGCATCGCGCGCCAGATGGTGGACATGCTGGATGAGTATATACCGGTGGTGAAAGGCTCGGAGCTGAACGACGACCCGCTGCAGCCGCTCTCCCGCTACGCAAAGGATATGGTACACGAACACGGCGACGACACTCCCATCACCTGGATGCACCGCTCCGAGCGCTACACCGAGAAACTGGCCACCCCGGATGTGTCTGTGGCGGACCTGATAGGCGATGCGGACCCGATCAAAGCGGCCACCATGAAACTGCCTTATTCCGATGAGCGGGTGATCCACTTCGGCCTGATTCCGCGTTCGCACCGGGGCATCTTCGTCATCAACGAGCTGCCGGACCTGCAGGCGCGCATCCAGGTGTCGCTGTTTAATATTCTGCAGGAGGGTGATATACAGATTCGGGGTTTCAAGGTGCGCATGCCGCTGGATATCCAGTTCGTGTTCACGGCCAACCCGGAGGACTACACCAACCGGGGCTCCATCGTCACGCCGCTCAAAGACCGCATCGACTCGCAGATCATCACGCACTATCCGAAGGATATCGAGACGGGTAAGAAAATTACGAAACAGGAAGCGCACATCAAGCAGGAGCAGGGGCAACTGGTGAAAACCAACGACATCATCGGCGACCTGATAGAGCAGGTGGCGTTTGAGGCGCGTGAGAGCGAATACGTGGACGCCAAAAGCGGCGTGTCTGCCCGCCTGACCATATCGGCCTACGAAAACCTGTTGAGTGCCGCTGAGCGCCGCGCCCTGCTGAACGGCGAAACAACCACCTATGTGCGCGTGGCTGATTTTCTAAATACCATTCCGGCGGTAACAGGCAAGGTGGAACTGGTATATGAGGGCGAGCAGGAAGGGGCAGGGCATGTGGCGCAGGTGCTGATGGGCAAAGCCATTCGGGCGCAGTTCCTGAAATACTTCCCGGACCCGGACAAAGGCAAGAAGTCGAAGCAGGGCAGCCCGTACAAGAGCGTCACCGAGTGGTTCGGCGATGGCAACACGGTGGACATCCTGAATGATGCTTCCGAAGCGGACTACAAAAAAGCCTTGCAAAGCGTGCCGGGCCTGAAGGCGCTGGTGGAGAAGTATCAGCCGGATGCGAAAGGCGACGAAAAAGTATTCCTGATGGAATTCGCGCTGCACGGCCTCGCCGAGCACAGCCAGCTCAGCAAAAACCGCCTCAGCACCGGCCTGCAGTTCAAAGATTTGCTCAGCGGTATGTTCTCCATGCCCAGCTTCAGCGACGAAGAAGACGAGGACGACAACTACTAA
- a CDS encoding vWA domain-containing protein — MAIGYRFTEYIPPQDDKPGFESLLKIFLQLVTISSGDVGEALNWLSSLDKQYNITSDEYGIGDFIEDLRKKGYLDEDKEKGTLQLTAKSEQGIRKSALEEIFGKLKKGGKGGHATPHTGTGDEASTDRREYRFGDALEQISMTDSLRNAQINHGIGDLRLTEQDLEVTETEHKTQAATVLMIDISHSMILYGEDRITPAKKVAMALAELIKQKYPKDTLDILVFGNDAWQIEVKDLPYLEVGPYHTNTVAGLELAMDILRKRKTPNKQIFMITDGKPTCLKEGVHYYKNSFGLDRKVVNKTLNLAAQCRRIKIPITTFMIASDPYLQAFVDEFTKVNNGQAYYSSLKGLGHLVFRDYKQNRKKNF; from the coding sequence ATGGCAATAGGATACCGATTTACGGAATATATACCGCCCCAGGACGACAAACCTGGTTTTGAGTCGCTGCTGAAGATTTTCCTGCAGCTGGTGACGATTTCCTCCGGAGATGTAGGGGAGGCGCTGAACTGGCTCAGTTCTTTAGACAAACAATACAACATCACCAGCGACGAGTACGGCATCGGCGACTTCATCGAGGACCTTCGGAAGAAAGGCTACCTTGACGAGGACAAAGAGAAGGGCACCCTGCAACTCACGGCCAAGAGCGAGCAGGGCATCCGCAAGAGTGCGCTGGAGGAGATATTCGGCAAGCTGAAGAAAGGCGGCAAGGGCGGCCACGCCACGCCCCACACCGGCACCGGCGACGAGGCCAGCACCGACCGCCGCGAGTACCGGTTCGGCGATGCGCTGGAGCAAATCTCCATGACCGACTCGCTGCGCAACGCCCAGATCAACCACGGCATCGGCGACCTCCGGCTGACGGAGCAGGACCTGGAGGTGACGGAGACAGAGCACAAAACCCAGGCGGCCACCGTGCTGATGATCGACATCTCGCACTCCATGATCTTATATGGGGAGGACCGGATCACGCCAGCCAAGAAGGTAGCGATGGCCCTCGCCGAACTCATCAAGCAGAAGTACCCGAAAGACACGCTCGATATACTGGTGTTCGGCAACGATGCCTGGCAGATTGAGGTAAAAGATCTGCCTTATCTGGAGGTGGGGCCTTACCATACCAACACCGTGGCGGGGCTCGAACTGGCCATGGACATCCTGCGCAAGCGCAAAACGCCGAACAAGCAGATATTCATGATCACGGACGGCAAGCCCACCTGTCTGAAGGAAGGAGTCCATTACTACAAGAACAGCTTCGGCCTGGACCGCAAGGTGGTGAACAAAACGCTGAACCTGGCTGCGCAGTGCCGCCGTATCAAGATACCCATCACCACCTTCATGATTGCGTCAGACCCCTACCTGCAGGCCTTCGTAGACGAGTTTACCAAAGTGAACAACGGCCAGGCGTACTACAGCAGCCTGAAGGGCCTTGGCCATCTGGTGTTCCGGGACTACAAGCAGAACCGGAAGAAGAATTTTTAA
- a CDS encoding acyl-ACP desaturase, whose translation MITASTTSRAEVINWMEDFVGEKFSELLKTVEESWQPADLLPDATLDSFFDELKELRERARDLSYDLLAVLVGDTITEEALPSYESWLMTIKGLPQDPDSPWMKWNRGWTAEENRHGDALNRYLYLSGRINMREMEASTQYLLADGFDLQTDMDPYRSFVYTSFQETATNISHRRVAQIAKKQGDLTLAKLCGHVAADEARHAKAYKAFVSKIFEADPSEMMLAFEDMMRKKIVMPAHYMRELGVDIGRTFGHFTDAAQRIGVYTSADYTDIVDDLIKEWKIESLTDLNEAGERARDYVVALPARLKRVAERMKVPMLEYKFRWIA comes from the coding sequence ATGATTACAGCTAGCACCACCTCCCGTGCCGAAGTTATAAATTGGATGGAAGACTTTGTAGGCGAGAAGTTCTCAGAGCTGCTAAAGACAGTGGAAGAGAGCTGGCAGCCTGCGGACCTTTTGCCGGACGCCACCCTAGATAGCTTTTTCGACGAACTGAAGGAACTGCGGGAGCGTGCCCGTGATCTGAGTTACGACCTGCTGGCAGTGCTCGTAGGCGATACCATCACAGAAGAGGCGCTGCCCAGCTACGAAAGCTGGCTGATGACGATAAAAGGCCTCCCGCAGGACCCCGACAGCCCCTGGATGAAATGGAACCGCGGCTGGACCGCCGAGGAAAACCGCCACGGCGACGCCCTGAACCGCTACCTGTACCTGAGCGGCCGCATCAACATGCGCGAAATGGAGGCTTCCACGCAGTACCTGCTGGCCGATGGCTTCGACCTGCAGACGGACATGGACCCGTACCGCTCGTTTGTGTACACCAGCTTCCAGGAGACGGCCACCAACATCTCGCACCGCCGTGTGGCGCAGATTGCCAAAAAGCAGGGCGACCTGACGCTGGCCAAGCTCTGTGGCCATGTGGCCGCCGATGAGGCCCGCCATGCCAAAGCCTACAAGGCCTTTGTAAGCAAAATATTCGAGGCCGACCCCAGCGAGATGATGCTGGCTTTTGAGGATATGATGCGCAAGAAGATCGTGATGCCCGCCCACTACATGCGCGAACTGGGCGTAGACATTGGCAGAACCTTCGGCCATTTTACCGATGCTGCGCAGCGCATCGGCGTATATACCTCCGCCGACTATACCGACATTGTGGATGACCTGATAAAGGAGTGGAAAATCGAGTCGCTGACAGACCTGAACGAGGCTGGCGAGCGCGCCCGCGACTATGTGGTGGCCCTTCCGGCCCGCCTGAAGCGCGTGGCAGAACGCATGAAGGTGCCCATGCTGGAATACAAGTTCCGCTGGATCGCCTGA
- a CDS encoding glycosyltransferase: protein MSPLPLVSVVCLCYNHARFLREALDSVLVQTYPNIEVIVVDDCSTDGSASIIREYIAKHPHIKFISTGQNRGNTTAFNMGWRASHGAYIIDFATDDALLPERVAQQVAAFEKLDQTYGVVYTDAVYINDASTPTAYHYKRRQNGELDDFAPSGDVFADLLRQYFICPPTMMVRRQVFDHLGGYDETLAYEDFDFWVRSSRIYNYFYLDKVTTKRRVHTHSLSGGWYKPGNKLLASTVMVCRKAAALVKTGKEREALAQRLKYEARHAYLTRNFEEAEQLLDLLGQQAGIPVLYKFLGVLNRNRINLGLLRKVYHYLKH, encoded by the coding sequence ATGAGCCCTCTGCCACTCGTTTCCGTTGTCTGCCTGTGCTACAACCACGCGCGTTTTCTGCGGGAGGCGCTGGACTCCGTGCTGGTGCAGACGTACCCTAATATCGAGGTAATCGTGGTGGACGACTGCAGTACCGACGGCAGCGCCAGCATCATCCGGGAGTATATAGCGAAGCATCCCCACATAAAATTTATCAGCACGGGCCAAAACAGGGGCAACACCACGGCCTTTAACATGGGGTGGCGCGCCAGCCACGGCGCGTACATCATCGACTTTGCCACCGACGATGCGCTGCTGCCCGAGCGGGTGGCGCAGCAGGTGGCGGCTTTCGAGAAACTGGACCAGACCTACGGCGTGGTCTATACCGACGCCGTCTATATAAACGACGCTTCCACGCCAACTGCCTATCATTACAAACGCAGGCAGAACGGGGAACTGGACGATTTCGCGCCCTCGGGGGATGTGTTTGCCGATTTGCTGCGCCAGTATTTTATATGCCCGCCCACCATGATGGTGCGCCGCCAGGTGTTCGACCACCTCGGTGGCTACGACGAAACACTGGCCTATGAGGACTTTGACTTCTGGGTGCGCTCGTCCCGCATCTATAACTATTTTTACCTGGATAAAGTAACCACCAAGCGGCGGGTACACACCCATTCGCTTTCCGGGGGCTGGTACAAACCTGGAAACAAACTGCTGGCCTCCACGGTTATGGTGTGCAGGAAGGCTGCAGCGCTGGTGAAGACCGGGAAAGAGCGGGAAGCGCTGGCGCAGCGGCTGAAATATGAGGCCCGCCACGCCTACCTGACCCGGAATTTTGAGGAGGCGGAGCAACTTCTGGATTTACTCGGCCAACAGGCCGGTATACCGGTTTTGTATAAGTTTTTGGGGGTGCTCAACAGAAACAGGATTAACCTCGGTCTGCTGCGGAAGGTGTACCATTACCTGAAGCATTGA
- a CDS encoding DegT/DnrJ/EryC1/StrS family aminotransferase, with protein sequence MEPVPYFAFRDYPAGSEAAVQEALLQAVAGKAYILGKELRTFEEAYANYLGATAAVGVGNGYDALVLALKAVGVGGGDEVVLPVHTFIATLNAVLQVGAKPVLVEPDGQTYNITAVTAAPAITSKTKALLPVHLYGQVCEMAPLLELAQAHNLKVVEDAAQAHGATYINQHAGTFGAAAAFSFYPTKNLGALGDAGAVVTSDDAVADFVRMYRNYGEVQKYQSEVVGVNSRLDELQAAVLQVKLQHLDQLNAERQRLAAIYDSELEGTGDIILPYTAPGCSHVYHIFSIRTKRRDALRQWLREQGIYTAIHYPVPVHLQPAYKFLGYRTGDFPVAEELAQTSLSLPLFPGLRAVEQERVVGAVKHFFR encoded by the coding sequence ATGGAGCCAGTTCCCTACTTTGCGTTCAGAGACTACCCGGCAGGCAGCGAGGCAGCGGTGCAGGAGGCCTTGCTGCAGGCGGTGGCGGGGAAAGCCTATATACTGGGCAAAGAGCTGAGAACATTTGAGGAGGCATATGCAAACTATTTAGGCGCGACGGCAGCGGTGGGCGTAGGCAACGGTTACGATGCGCTGGTGCTGGCCCTGAAAGCAGTAGGCGTGGGGGGCGGGGACGAAGTGGTGCTGCCGGTGCATACCTTCATCGCCACCCTGAATGCCGTGCTGCAGGTGGGGGCAAAGCCGGTGCTGGTGGAGCCGGACGGTCAGACATATAATATCACGGCCGTTACCGCCGCTCCGGCCATCACTTCCAAAACCAAGGCCCTCCTGCCGGTACACCTGTATGGGCAGGTGTGTGAGATGGCGCCACTGCTGGAACTGGCCCAGGCGCACAACCTGAAAGTAGTGGAAGACGCCGCGCAGGCGCACGGAGCTACATATATAAACCAGCACGCGGGCACGTTCGGCGCCGCCGCCGCCTTCAGCTTTTACCCGACCAAAAACCTGGGTGCCCTGGGCGATGCCGGCGCTGTGGTGACAAGCGATGACGCCGTGGCTGATTTTGTGCGGATGTACCGCAATTACGGTGAGGTGCAGAAATACCAGAGCGAAGTGGTGGGCGTCAACTCCCGGCTGGACGAGCTGCAGGCGGCGGTGCTGCAAGTAAAGCTACAGCACCTGGACCAACTGAACGCGGAGCGGCAAAGGCTGGCGGCCATATATGATTCAGAACTGGAGGGAACCGGTGATATAATTTTACCCTATACGGCGCCCGGCTGCAGCCATGTATACCACATCTTCAGCATCCGGACAAAACGGCGCGACGCGCTGCGGCAGTGGCTGCGGGAGCAAGGTATATATACCGCCATCCACTACCCGGTGCCGGTACACCTGCAGCCCGCCTACAAATTCCTGGGATATAGAACCGGAGATTTCCCGGTGGCGGAGGAGCTGGCGCAGACCAGCCTCAGTCTGCCCTTGTTTCCGGGGCTGCGCGCTGTGGAGCAGGAGCGGGTGGTGGGAGCGGTGAAGCACTTTTTTAGATGA
- a CDS encoding sugar 3,4-ketoisomerase — protein MPANPYLLTFERIGSPAVGYITTTQYAEQLPFKIRRVFWTHGTPPEVVRGHHANKATEEVLIALTGTVHVKADTGNQVQEFELSDSQSGLYIPAKCWTELRFSGDAVALCLTSTDYSEEDYIRDYAYFKKLATHAAL, from the coding sequence TTGCCTGCCAACCCTTACCTCCTGACGTTCGAGCGCATCGGAAGCCCCGCGGTCGGCTACATCACCACCACGCAGTACGCCGAGCAGCTGCCATTTAAAATCCGTCGCGTGTTCTGGACCCACGGCACCCCGCCGGAGGTGGTGCGCGGCCACCACGCCAACAAAGCCACCGAGGAAGTGCTGATTGCCCTCACCGGCACGGTGCATGTAAAGGCCGACACCGGAAACCAGGTGCAGGAGTTTGAGTTGTCTGACTCGCAGAGTGGTTTATATATACCCGCCAAGTGCTGGACGGAGCTGCGTTTCTCGGGAGATGCTGTTGCGCTGTGCCTTACCTCCACCGATTACAGCGAGGAGGATTATATCCGGGATTACGCATACTTCAAAAAGCTGGCGACGCACGCGGCGCTGTAG
- a CDS encoding IMPACT family protein gives MEDTYRTIDAPAEGLYKEKGSKFIALAYPVYTEEEVKDIMAELKKQYYDARHHCYAYSLGADKGRFRANDDGEPNHSAGDPILGQIRSADLSNVLVVVIRYFGGTKLGVSGLINAYKTAAADALANAKVVEKHETALLQAHYAYPQMNDVMGLVKAYDLPIRDQHFELDCRLTLEVRRTLQEEVTTKLEAIDGVSVTEIG, from the coding sequence ATGGAAGACACCTACCGAACCATAGATGCTCCCGCCGAAGGCCTTTACAAGGAGAAGGGCAGCAAGTTTATCGCGCTGGCTTACCCGGTATATACCGAGGAGGAGGTGAAGGATATAATGGCGGAGTTGAAAAAGCAGTACTACGATGCCCGCCACCACTGCTACGCCTACAGCCTGGGTGCCGACAAGGGCCGCTTCCGGGCAAACGACGACGGAGAGCCCAACCACTCCGCTGGCGACCCCATCCTGGGCCAGATCCGATCCGCCGACCTCAGCAATGTTCTGGTGGTGGTAATCCGCTACTTTGGCGGCACCAAGCTGGGCGTGAGCGGGCTGATTAACGCCTATAAAACAGCGGCTGCCGACGCGCTGGCTAACGCCAAGGTGGTGGAAAAGCACGAAACGGCGCTGTTGCAGGCGCACTATGCCTATCCGCAGATGAACGACGTGATGGGCCTGGTCAAGGCATACGACCTGCCCATCCGGGACCAGCACTTCGAGCTGGACTGCCGCCTCACGCTGGAGGTGCGCAGAACGCTGCAGGAGGAGGTAACTACCAAACTCGAGGCCATAGATGGCGTAAGCGTGACGGAAATAGGGTAG